The Chryseobacterium aureum genome contains a region encoding:
- a CDS encoding TolC family protein, with protein sequence MLSRVFILALLSVFFTNTANAQQVLTLQSALETAVQNYGSIKAKESYRQSSKESIELVKRQYLPNLNMSIQQDYGTVNGQNGPLYGFGGYGVASSGLPLPDQNWNASFGALYLANVNWEFFSFGKARQRVKVAESKNQRDTQDLSDEIFQHKIKVTAAYLNVLAAQKLKLSYARNLGRTDTIRRIVEVKEKNGIVPGVDLSLAKADYANAMITYTKAKDNEQEQENKLAQLLGIPPQEFVLDSTLLKRIPADFPSEKNSSLESHPLLALYKSRIDVSEQEKQFLKTQYYPSFSMVGIIQTRGSGFGNNYAQNQNDFSSSYWDGIHPTRSNYLLGIGVSWNLTQTYRLSKEISAQDYVSQGLKHEYDLAEQQLKAQLDLSDNKWKNAVLIYDQVPVQLKSATDAYIQRSVLYKNGLTDLVDLSQAIYALVRAETDRDIAVSNVWNALLLKAAAMGDFSVFENEL encoded by the coding sequence ATGCTTTCAAGAGTTTTTATTCTCGCATTATTATCCGTCTTTTTTACGAACACAGCCAACGCACAGCAGGTTCTTACCCTTCAGTCTGCGCTGGAAACAGCTGTTCAGAATTACGGATCCATCAAAGCCAAAGAATCTTATCGGCAGTCATCGAAGGAATCAATAGAATTGGTAAAACGGCAATACCTGCCCAATCTTAACATGAGTATCCAGCAGGATTACGGAACCGTCAACGGACAAAACGGCCCTTTGTACGGATTCGGAGGATATGGAGTAGCTTCATCCGGACTTCCTCTTCCCGATCAAAACTGGAACGCTTCTTTCGGAGCCCTGTATCTGGCCAATGTCAACTGGGAGTTTTTCTCCTTTGGAAAAGCCAGGCAAAGGGTGAAAGTTGCAGAATCTAAAAACCAGAGAGATACTCAAGATTTATCGGATGAAATTTTCCAGCACAAAATAAAAGTGACGGCCGCTTATCTGAATGTTTTAGCGGCTCAGAAACTAAAACTTTCGTATGCCCGGAATCTGGGAAGAACCGATACCATCAGAAGAATTGTTGAGGTGAAAGAAAAAAACGGAATCGTTCCCGGTGTGGACCTCTCTCTTGCTAAAGCAGATTACGCCAACGCAATGATCACCTACACCAAAGCAAAAGACAACGAACAGGAACAGGAAAATAAACTTGCCCAGTTATTGGGAATTCCCCCTCAGGAATTTGTGCTTGACAGTACTTTACTGAAAAGAATTCCGGCAGATTTCCCTTCTGAAAAGAACTCTTCTTTGGAAAGCCATCCTTTATTGGCATTGTATAAAAGCAGAATAGATGTCAGCGAACAGGAAAAACAATTCCTTAAAACCCAGTATTACCCATCATTTTCAATGGTAGGGATCATTCAGACGAGAGGTTCCGGGTTTGGAAACAACTATGCGCAGAATCAAAATGATTTTTCTTCCTCTTACTGGGATGGAATTCATCCTACCAGAAGCAATTACCTTCTCGGGATCGGTGTTTCATGGAATCTGACACAAACCTACAGACTGTCAAAGGAAATAAGCGCTCAGGACTATGTAAGCCAGGGTTTAAAACATGAATATGACCTTGCAGAACAGCAATTAAAAGCCCAGCTGGACTTATCTGATAATAAGTGGAAAAATGCAGTTCTCATTTATGACCAGGTTCCCGTTCAGCTCAAATCTGCCACTGATGCTTATATCCAAAGGTCTGTTTTATACAAAAACGGCTTAACAGATCTTGTGGATTTATCACAAGCTATCTATGCCCTGGTGAGAGCTGAGACCGACAGAGATATTGCCGTAAGCAATGTATGGAACGCCTTACTGTTAAAAGCTGCCGCCATGGGCGATTTTTCAGTATTTGAAAATGAACTGTAA
- a CDS encoding sensor histidine kinase gives MNLLNKISVWFIAIILLVTPVSMYISYTCIKKRLDNVEIERLKHVNIYVINQIKKGEDPAKTSQGLPISINVLTEKNIPSEPEVIHTCLENKGVSNNECKIQVNSYTKVDDKIYKISSYGYVSATQQIMSGMLVALIWKLLLIILIVFITARILSKFILKPFHHAIHELQQFSIQKKDRLQLQETSTREFKKLNEFLKTMTDKALEDYASVKEFSENASHEVQTPLAIIQSKIELLAETEINENQAILLTDIQNSIDKLSRINRSLILLTKLNNNEFPTNEELKFCRVEKEALCMYADHLALKKITLNRNCEKSVFVKIHPTLAEILLSNLLSNAIRHNLEGGKIEINLTHHYFQINNTGLPPHVPTQDLFKRFKKSNQSQESIGLGLSIVKQICEVNDFSVHYDFKDGWHSITVYFDHTNMHESSISERILTENTMIFEPVEQMVNFAK, from the coding sequence ATGAATTTATTGAATAAAATATCAGTCTGGTTTATTGCCATTATATTACTGGTTACTCCGGTAAGCATGTATATTTCCTATACCTGCATAAAAAAACGCCTGGACAATGTTGAGATAGAGAGGCTTAAGCATGTTAACATTTATGTTATCAATCAAATAAAAAAAGGAGAAGATCCGGCAAAAACATCACAGGGGCTCCCGATTTCTATCAATGTACTGACTGAAAAGAATATTCCATCCGAACCGGAAGTTATTCATACCTGCCTGGAAAACAAAGGGGTTTCCAATAATGAATGTAAAATTCAGGTCAATTCTTACACAAAAGTTGATGACAAAATTTATAAGATTTCTTCATACGGCTATGTTTCCGCCACGCAGCAGATCATGAGCGGGATGCTTGTGGCGCTTATCTGGAAATTATTATTGATTATACTCATCGTTTTTATTACGGCAAGAATTTTATCTAAATTCATTTTGAAACCTTTTCATCACGCCATTCATGAGCTTCAGCAGTTCAGCATTCAGAAAAAGGACCGGCTGCAGCTTCAGGAAACAAGCACCAGGGAATTTAAAAAGCTTAACGAATTCCTGAAAACAATGACGGATAAAGCATTGGAAGACTATGCTTCTGTAAAAGAATTTTCAGAAAACGCCTCCCATGAAGTTCAGACTCCCCTGGCCATTATCCAAAGTAAAATAGAACTGCTTGCAGAAACAGAGATTAATGAGAACCAGGCCATTTTATTAACTGACATTCAAAATTCTATTGATAAATTAAGCAGGATAAACCGCTCACTCATTCTCCTCACGAAACTGAATAACAACGAATTTCCAACCAACGAAGAACTGAAATTCTGCCGCGTGGAAAAAGAAGCATTATGCATGTATGCCGATCACCTTGCTTTAAAAAAGATTACACTGAACAGGAATTGTGAAAAAAGTGTTTTCGTTAAAATACATCCCACATTAGCAGAAATCCTTCTGAGTAATCTTCTGTCTAATGCAATTCGCCATAATCTCGAGGGAGGAAAAATTGAAATCAATTTAACACATCATTATTTTCAAATTAATAATACGGGACTTCCTCCTCATGTTCCGACCCAGGATTTATTTAAACGGTTCAAGAAAAGCAATCAGTCTCAGGAAAGCATCGGGCTCGGGCTGTCTATTGTAAAACAGATTTGTGAAGTCAATGATTTTTCTGTTCATTATGACTTCAAAGATGGCTGGCACAGCATTACTGTCTATTTTGATCATACCAACATGCATGAATCTTCCATCTCAGAAAGGATATTAACAGAAAACACCATGATATTTGAACCCGTAGAACAGATGGTGAATTTTGCTAAATAA
- a CDS encoding response regulator transcription factor, with the protein MKILIIEDNHELAQSMKYYLEGENYICECAYHYHEAMERLSFHSYDCILLDIMLPDGNGLNILNYIKTEKISSGILIISAKNALDDKINGLEKGADDYITKPFHLPELHARLRAVYRRKKMDGYSEVKFNEIALNTDTYEVVIHTTRLEVTQKEFELLLYFLVNKNRVLSKQSIANHLWGDYTDNLANFDFVYQHVKNLRKKIGAARGNDYIETIYGLGYKFNALKYSGA; encoded by the coding sequence ATGAAAATCCTGATCATAGAAGACAACCATGAACTGGCCCAAAGTATGAAATATTACCTTGAAGGCGAGAACTATATCTGCGAATGTGCTTACCATTACCATGAGGCTATGGAAAGACTCAGCTTCCATTCTTATGACTGTATTTTACTGGATATTATGCTGCCTGACGGAAACGGATTAAACATTTTAAATTATATAAAAACTGAAAAAATCAGCAGCGGTATTCTAATTATTTCTGCCAAAAATGCGTTGGATGACAAAATTAACGGATTGGAAAAAGGAGCTGACGATTATATTACAAAACCGTTTCATCTTCCGGAATTGCATGCCAGGTTAAGAGCCGTATACCGCAGAAAGAAAATGGATGGCTACAGTGAAGTAAAATTCAATGAAATTGCTTTAAATACGGACACTTACGAAGTAGTGATTCACACAACAAGGCTGGAGGTCACCCAAAAAGAATTTGAACTGCTGCTATATTTTCTGGTGAACAAAAACCGTGTGCTGTCTAAACAGTCTATCGCCAACCATCTTTGGGGAGATTACACTGATAATTTAGCTAATTTTGACTTTGTGTATCAGCACGTTAAAAACCTGAGAAAAAAGATCGGGGCTGCACGCGGCAACGATTATATAGAAACCATCTACGGATTGGGCTACAAGTTTAATGCTCTGAAATATAGTGGCGCATGA
- a CDS encoding glutamine synthetase III family protein, translating to MSTLRFKALETLPFKDFRKDNSVEIPAKLSELFCKNVFSEETMREYLTKEAFGSIIDAIKKGTKIQRHIADQVAVAMKDWAMSKGVTHYTHWFQPLTGTTAEKHDSFFTPIEGGRAIERFSGNMLIQQEPDASSFPNGGIRNTFEARGYTAWDPTSPAFIMGTTLCIPSIFISYTGETLDYKAPLLRALNAVDEAATNVMQYFDKNVTKVTPTLGWEQEYFLVDSALYQSRPDLVLTGKTLLGHSPAKGQQLDDHYFGSIPTRVMNFMKELEIECMKLGIPATTRHNEVAPNQFELAPMFEEVNVAVDHNSLLMDIMARVAHKHHFHILFHEKPFAGVNGSGKHNNWSLATDTGENLLSPGKNPKKNLQFLTFFVNTIKAVHEYADLLRASIASASNDHRLGANEAPPAIISVFIGTQLFSVLEELEKVTNGKLSPEEKTELKLNVVGKIPEILLDNTDRNRTSPFAFTGNKFEIRAVGSSANCAESMTVMNTIAAKQLNDFKKEVDALIETGLKKDEAIFNVLREYIKQCKNIMFEGDGYSDDWAKEAEKRGLNNLKTTPEALKQEMDKKFLDLYEEMGIFNHREVEARNEIKLEKYSTVIDIEARVLGDIARNHIIPSALNYQNRLIENVKGLKEIFGDKEFKSLAKEQMSLITSISENVSKIKLGVEDLLKAREAAKGITDSQKQAESYCNQVKPLFDPIREASDALEMMVDDELWPMTKYREMLFTK from the coding sequence ATGTCAACCTTAAGATTCAAAGCATTAGAAACCCTTCCGTTTAAGGATTTCAGAAAAGATAACTCTGTTGAGATCCCTGCGAAATTATCAGAGCTGTTCTGTAAAAATGTTTTCTCAGAAGAAACAATGAGAGAATATTTAACAAAAGAAGCATTCGGTTCTATTATAGATGCCATTAAAAAAGGAACTAAAATCCAGAGACATATTGCAGATCAGGTAGCAGTAGCTATGAAAGACTGGGCAATGAGCAAAGGTGTAACACACTATACACACTGGTTTCAGCCACTAACAGGTACTACTGCAGAAAAGCACGATTCTTTCTTTACTCCGATTGAAGGAGGAAGAGCGATCGAAAGATTCAGCGGAAACATGCTGATCCAGCAGGAGCCTGACGCCTCTTCTTTCCCGAACGGTGGTATCAGAAATACTTTTGAAGCAAGAGGTTATACAGCCTGGGATCCTACATCTCCGGCATTCATTATGGGAACTACACTTTGTATTCCTTCGATCTTCATCTCTTATACAGGAGAAACATTAGATTACAAAGCACCACTTTTAAGAGCTTTGAACGCTGTAGATGAAGCGGCAACGAATGTAATGCAGTATTTTGACAAAAACGTAACGAAAGTAACGCCTACTTTGGGTTGGGAGCAGGAATATTTCCTTGTTGATTCGGCATTATACCAATCCCGTCCGGACCTTGTATTAACAGGTAAGACATTATTAGGACATTCTCCTGCAAAAGGACAGCAGCTGGATGACCACTATTTCGGTTCTATTCCTACAAGAGTAATGAACTTCATGAAGGAGCTGGAAATTGAATGTATGAAATTGGGTATCCCTGCAACAACAAGACATAATGAGGTTGCACCGAACCAGTTTGAGCTTGCTCCAATGTTTGAAGAAGTAAACGTTGCGGTAGACCACAACTCTTTACTGATGGACATCATGGCAAGAGTAGCTCACAAGCACCACTTCCACATTCTTTTCCACGAAAAACCATTCGCAGGAGTAAACGGAAGCGGAAAACACAACAACTGGTCTTTAGCAACAGATACAGGTGAAAACCTTTTAAGCCCGGGAAAAAATCCAAAGAAAAACTTACAGTTCTTAACATTCTTTGTGAACACCATTAAGGCGGTTCATGAGTATGCAGACCTTTTAAGAGCAAGCATTGCTTCTGCAAGCAACGACCACAGACTTGGTGCCAACGAAGCTCCGCCGGCAATTATTTCCGTATTCATCGGAACTCAGCTTTTCAGTGTATTGGAAGAACTTGAAAAAGTAACCAACGGAAAATTATCTCCGGAAGAGAAAACAGAATTAAAATTAAATGTAGTTGGAAAAATTCCTGAAATCCTGTTAGATAATACAGACAGAAACAGAACTTCTCCTTTTGCATTTACAGGAAATAAATTTGAGATCAGAGCGGTAGGCTCTTCTGCAAACTGTGCAGAGTCTATGACGGTAATGAATACGATTGCGGCAAAGCAGCTTAATGATTTCAAGAAAGAAGTAGATGCTTTAATTGAAACTGGTCTTAAGAAAGACGAAGCCATCTTCAATGTATTGAGAGAATATATCAAGCAATGTAAAAACATCATGTTTGAAGGAGACGGATATTCTGATGACTGGGCAAAAGAAGCTGAGAAAAGAGGATTAAACAATCTTAAAACAACTCCTGAAGCGTTAAAGCAGGAAATGGATAAGAAATTCTTAGATCTATATGAAGAAATGGGAATTTTCAACCACAGAGAAGTTGAAGCAAGAAACGAAATTAAATTAGAGAAATACTCTACCGTTATTGATATTGAAGCAAGAGTACTGGGTGATATCGCAAGAAACCACATCATTCCTTCTGCATTAAATTATCAGAACAGATTAATTGAAAATGTAAAAGGTCTTAAAGAAATCTTTGGTGATAAAGAATTCAAGTCTCTGGCAAAAGAACAGATGAGTTTAATTACAAGCATTTCTGAAAATGTTTCTAAAATTAAACTGGGAGTTGAAGATCTTCTTAAAGCAAGAGAAGCCGCAAAAGGTATTACAGACAGCCAAAAACAGGCAGAAAGCTATTGTAACCAGGTAAAACCATTATTCGATCCTATCAGAGAAGCTTCTGATGCACTGGAAATGATGGTAGACGATGAGCTTTGGCCGATGACAAAATACAGAGAAATGTTGTTTACAAAATAA
- a CDS encoding DUF6909 family protein encodes MTNSRARETTEAIERLYISMRHLFYRGFFKPGGVSGESIRSLLKTINPEIYGTMNIPSKLELDGLMYVLDRLPEGIEECAFIHLTSDEGFDKGSFEPIVPKKRRRNCYRIDEHQMNIEVLLGRSEIYDILTHLTFLFIEADKVRNLAFIQDENWKPTRAFKIIEEVVKGEKKFSRKEKEVALIHLSSLIGRSFDEALRAYNTFGDDHNPDRLFKIIYNLAKVSLEDAKGSREREIHFSAILKERVGHHYFGEKWANKVKEVLFENNLHMRPLHIISANMHSVKNMLYANNALKKKQHHEVDYKLYEEISNKKELRDKVLKYALDEGMIHIADKSGSNIDVQIIDLSKTDLKNTPFADCKFGGDDVVMVFDYAFGEQAFEVMDELLRPFEHKGEVYMMHVKSVSIMGKAGILTGEKGDIMIPTSHIFEGTADNYPFENALKLEDFQDDELKAFEGPMITVLGTSLQNKDILLYFMNTSWKAIGLEMEGAHYQKAIQVASKIRHHISPDLFVMYAYYASDNPLETGSTLSSGGLGLTGVKPTYLITLRILEKILKSGKKEASAKK; translated from the coding sequence ATGACAAATTCTAGAGCAAGAGAAACCACAGAGGCTATTGAAAGACTATACATCTCTATGAGACACCTATTTTATAGAGGATTTTTCAAGCCGGGCGGAGTTTCAGGAGAGAGTATCAGAAGTTTGTTGAAAACCATCAATCCGGAAATCTACGGAACCATGAATATTCCTAGCAAACTGGAACTTGACGGGTTGATGTATGTTTTAGACAGACTTCCGGAAGGAATTGAAGAATGCGCTTTTATTCATCTTACATCAGATGAGGGGTTTGATAAAGGAAGTTTCGAACCTATTGTTCCCAAGAAAAGAAGAAGAAACTGTTATAGAATAGACGAACACCAGATGAATATTGAGGTTCTTTTGGGTCGTTCCGAAATTTATGACATCCTTACCCACCTTACCTTCCTGTTTATAGAAGCTGATAAAGTTCGTAACCTGGCATTCATCCAGGATGAAAACTGGAAACCTACCCGTGCTTTCAAAATTATTGAAGAAGTGGTGAAGGGTGAAAAGAAATTCAGCAGAAAAGAAAAAGAGGTGGCGCTTATTCATCTTTCTTCTTTAATAGGAAGATCTTTTGATGAGGCCTTAAGAGCTTACAATACTTTCGGTGATGATCATAATCCTGACCGCTTATTCAAAATCATCTACAACTTAGCAAAAGTAAGTCTTGAGGATGCAAAAGGAAGCAGAGAAAGAGAAATTCATTTCAGTGCTATATTAAAGGAAAGAGTAGGGCACCATTATTTTGGTGAAAAGTGGGCCAACAAAGTGAAAGAAGTTTTATTTGAAAACAATCTTCATATGCGTCCTCTACATATTATTTCTGCCAACATGCACTCGGTGAAAAATATGCTCTACGCTAATAATGCCCTTAAAAAGAAACAGCATCATGAGGTAGATTATAAACTGTATGAAGAGATTTCGAATAAAAAAGAACTTCGTGACAAGGTTTTGAAATATGCTTTGGACGAAGGCATGATCCATATTGCTGACAAAAGCGGAAGCAATATAGATGTACAGATTATAGACCTCAGCAAAACAGATCTGAAGAATACCCCGTTTGCAGACTGCAAATTCGGAGGAGATGATGTAGTGATGGTTTTTGATTATGCATTCGGAGAGCAGGCCTTTGAAGTAATGGATGAATTACTGAGACCTTTTGAGCATAAAGGAGAAGTGTATATGATGCATGTAAAATCCGTTTCTATCATGGGGAAAGCCGGAATTCTTACCGGAGAAAAAGGAGATATTATGATTCCTACTTCCCATATTTTTGAAGGAACAGCAGATAACTATCCTTTTGAAAATGCCTTGAAGCTGGAAGATTTCCAAGATGACGAGCTAAAAGCTTTCGAAGGGCCTATGATTACCGTGCTGGGAACATCTCTTCAGAATAAAGATATTCTTTTATATTTTATGAATACCTCATGGAAGGCAATCGGTCTTGAAATGGAAGGGGCTCATTACCAGAAAGCCATTCAGGTAGCCTCTAAAATCAGACATCATATTTCGCCGGATCTGTTTGTAATGTATGCTTATTATGCATCAGATAATCCGTTGGAAACAGGAAGTACGTTGTCTTCAGGAGGATTGGGTCTTACAGGGGTAAAACCAACGTATCTGATCACTTTAAGAATCCTTGAAAAGATTTTAAAGAGTGGTAAGAAAGAAGCTTCTGCTAAAAAATAA
- a CDS encoding DinB family protein, with the protein MSSVSELSKRFREVMLDGRWIANTNFKDQLSDVSWEQAVAKVDSLNTIAMLTFHIDYYIAGIINVLEGGDLEIRDQFSFDLPPMESQQQWEDLLNKLWTDSEKFAALLEQMPDSQLDEVFVDEKYGTYRRNIDGMIEHSYYHLGQITLLKKLLKSP; encoded by the coding sequence ATGAGTTCAGTTTCGGAATTATCAAAAAGATTCAGAGAAGTTATGCTGGATGGCCGATGGATCGCCAATACCAATTTTAAAGATCAGCTTTCAGATGTGAGCTGGGAACAGGCGGTTGCCAAAGTAGATTCTTTAAATACCATTGCCATGCTTACATTTCATATTGATTATTATATTGCAGGGATCATCAATGTTTTGGAAGGCGGTGATCTGGAGATCAGAGATCAATTCAGTTTTGATCTTCCTCCTATGGAATCTCAGCAGCAATGGGAAGACCTGTTGAATAAACTATGGACAGATTCTGAAAAGTTTGCGGCATTACTGGAACAAATGCCCGATTCTCAACTTGATGAGGTGTTCGTTGATGAAAAATACGGAACCTACCGAAGAAATATCGACGGAATGATTGAACACAGCTACTATCATTTGGGACAGATTACCCTACTCAAAAAACTATTGAAAAGCCCATAA
- a CDS encoding M1 family metallopeptidase: MRKSAAIIFAFIISQFHAQQGAYYQQAAKYKMDIDVNAEKFTYQGKQTLEYTNNSPDELNVVYFHLYWNAFKPNSMMDQRVASQGKNGDGRLQKDGISRLASIPKDQEGAQNIHWIKQNGKELKFEVQETIMKVYLAEPVKPNSTTTFTMDWDSVIPQQIRRSGRNNREGVDMTMTQWYPKIAEYDYDGWATFDYLGREFHAPFSDFDVTIKINKDYVIGAGGILENPAEVKGYDANAKIKAEKDKKVTWKWTAKNILDFAWSADRDYSVESFNVPEGPKVYLVYQKNDKTKAWGEAQPYITKYFQIMNSHFGKYVYPTYAFIQGGDGGMEYGMCTMILGEAKSVKDLLGLMAHEGSHSWYQQMLATNESVRPWMDEGFTSYAEGYTMYQLFPEELPNPFAKTLDAYRNFIKKGIEEPAVWLGDHHDNGTAYTYSSYVKGELYLVQLGYIMGEQNLAETLKQYYDQWSMKHPSDRDFLHIAQKVSGMDLKWFHNYWINTTKTIDYGIKDVKYDAKSTTITLVNNGQVPMPIDFGVMTADKKIVTYQIPMNMTHTWKEKDVYGDFKTMPYWPWTQKEYTLTIPYTKSQLSVLGIDFSQRIADVNMENNFVEVK, encoded by the coding sequence ATGAGAAAATCGGCTGCAATCATTTTTGCGTTTATCATTTCACAATTTCATGCTCAGCAAGGAGCTTATTATCAGCAGGCTGCGAAGTACAAGATGGATATTGATGTCAATGCTGAAAAATTTACCTATCAGGGAAAACAAACTTTAGAATATACCAACAATTCGCCGGATGAGCTGAATGTGGTTTATTTTCATTTATACTGGAATGCTTTCAAACCTAATTCGATGATGGATCAGAGAGTGGCTTCCCAGGGAAAAAATGGGGATGGAAGATTACAGAAAGACGGAATATCAAGATTGGCCTCAATCCCTAAAGATCAGGAGGGCGCTCAGAATATTCACTGGATCAAACAAAATGGGAAAGAGCTGAAATTTGAAGTTCAGGAAACCATTATGAAAGTTTATCTGGCAGAGCCTGTCAAACCCAACTCTACCACTACGTTTACCATGGATTGGGATTCTGTGATCCCGCAGCAGATCAGAAGAAGCGGAAGAAACAATAGAGAGGGAGTGGACATGACGATGACTCAATGGTACCCAAAAATTGCAGAGTACGATTATGACGGCTGGGCAACTTTCGATTATCTGGGAAGAGAATTTCATGCACCGTTCTCTGACTTTGATGTAACCATCAAAATCAACAAAGATTATGTAATAGGCGCGGGAGGAATTCTGGAAAACCCTGCAGAAGTAAAAGGCTATGATGCCAATGCTAAAATAAAAGCAGAAAAAGACAAGAAAGTAACATGGAAATGGACTGCAAAAAACATCCTTGATTTTGCCTGGAGTGCAGACAGAGATTATTCCGTAGAAAGCTTCAACGTTCCTGAAGGACCAAAGGTTTATCTGGTGTATCAGAAAAACGATAAAACAAAAGCGTGGGGTGAAGCACAGCCTTACATCACCAAATATTTCCAGATCATGAATTCTCACTTTGGAAAATATGTGTATCCTACCTATGCATTCATTCAGGGAGGAGATGGCGGAATGGAGTACGGGATGTGTACCATGATCTTAGGTGAAGCTAAAAGCGTTAAAGATTTATTAGGCTTAATGGCTCACGAAGGTTCTCACTCATGGTATCAGCAGATGCTTGCCACGAATGAATCTGTACGCCCCTGGATGGATGAAGGCTTCACAAGCTATGCGGAAGGTTATACCATGTATCAGCTATTCCCGGAAGAACTGCCGAATCCTTTTGCCAAAACACTGGATGCTTACAGAAACTTTATTAAAAAAGGAATTGAAGAACCTGCGGTATGGCTGGGAGATCACCATGATAACGGTACCGCCTACACTTACTCATCTTATGTAAAAGGTGAATTATATCTGGTGCAGCTGGGGTATATTATGGGAGAGCAGAATCTGGCAGAAACCTTAAAGCAATATTATGATCAGTGGAGTATGAAGCACCCTTCAGACAGAGATTTCCTTCATATTGCACAGAAAGTTTCCGGGATGGATCTGAAGTGGTTCCATAATTATTGGATCAATACCACAAAGACGATTGATTACGGAATTAAGGACGTAAAGTATGATGCAAAATCTACTACCATTACTTTGGTTAATAATGGTCAGGTTCCAATGCCTATTGATTTTGGAGTGATGACGGCCGATAAGAAAATTGTTACCTATCAGATTCCGATGAATATGACCCATACATGGAAAGAAAAGGATGTTTATGGTGATTTTAAAACAATGCCTTACTGGCCATGGACACAAAAAGAATATACCCTTACCATTCCTTATACAAAATCTCAATTATCTGTTCTGGGAATTGATTTCAGCCAGAGAATAGCAGATGTAAATATGGAAAATAATTTTGTGGAGGTAAAATAA
- a CDS encoding type III pantothenate kinase: MNSIVINVGNSNIRFGLFNGDNCDISWVINTKPYRTADELYVQMLMLYQTYKIDPKEIDKVIIGSVVPQLTKVMSSGIKKIHGTIPVIVDRSTPSAVQAKSKQMGTDIYANLVAAHNLYPGRKKIVIDFGTALTASCVAETGETLGVIIAPGIVTSLNSLINQTAQLPDIELKKPKSVLGLDTVTCMQSGMVYGFLGMVEGFVSRINEEVNDDCFVVATGGVSHVYKPLTDKIHVMDRLHTLKGLYFLGKDL; this comes from the coding sequence ATGAATTCAATCGTAATCAACGTAGGAAACAGCAATATCAGATTTGGTCTTTTCAATGGTGACAATTGTGATATTTCGTGGGTAATTAACACAAAACCTTACAGAACGGCAGATGAACTTTATGTACAGATGCTCATGCTGTATCAAACCTATAAAATTGATCCTAAAGAAATTGATAAGGTCATTATCGGGTCTGTGGTACCTCAGCTTACCAAAGTAATGAGTTCCGGGATCAAAAAAATTCACGGGACAATTCCTGTGATTGTAGATAGATCCACTCCTTCTGCCGTTCAGGCAAAATCTAAGCAGATGGGAACGGATATTTATGCAAACCTTGTGGCAGCACATAATCTGTACCCGGGCAGAAAAAAGATTGTCATAGACTTTGGGACCGCTCTTACCGCAAGCTGTGTGGCGGAAACGGGAGAAACTCTGGGAGTGATTATTGCTCCGGGAATTGTAACTTCCCTGAATTCACTGATCAATCAGACAGCACAGCTTCCGGATATAGAACTGAAGAAGCCAAAATCTGTTTTGGGGCTGGATACGGTAACCTGTATGCAAAGCGGTATGGTTTATGGCTTTCTGGGAATGGTAGAAGGTTTTGTGAGCCGTATTAATGAGGAAGTGAATGATGACTGTTTTGTGGTAGCTACGGGAGGTGTTTCCCATGTTTATAAACCTCTCACGGATAAAATTCATGTGATGGACAGGCTTCATACCCTGAAAGGTCTTTACTTCCTTGGAAAAGATTTATAA